The following coding sequences are from one Microtus pennsylvanicus isolate mMicPen1 chromosome 1, mMicPen1.hap1, whole genome shotgun sequence window:
- the Smurf1 gene encoding E3 ubiquitin-protein ligase SMURF1 isoform X3 produces the protein MSNPGTRRNGSSIKIRLTVLCAKNLAKKDFFRLPDPFAKIVVDGSGQCHSTDTVKNTLDPKWNQHYDLYVGKTDSITVSVWNHKKIHKKQGAGFLGCVRLLSNAISRLKDTGYQRLDLCKLNPSDTDAVRGQIVVSLQTRDRIGSGGSVVDCRGLLENEGTVYEDSGPGRPLSCLMEEPAPYTDGTGAAAGGGNCRFVESPNQDQRLQVQRLRNAEVRGSLQTPQNRPHGHQSPELPEGYEQRTTVQGQVYFLHTQTGVSTWHDPRIPRDLNSVNCDELGPLPPGWEVRSTVSGRIYFVDHNNRTTQFTDPRLHHIMNHQCQLKEPSQPLQLPSEGSMEDEEVPAQRYERDLVQKLKVLRHELSLQQPQAGHCRIEVSREEIFEESYRQIMKMRPKDLKKRLMVKFRGEEGLDYGGVAREWLYLLCHEMLNPYYGLFQYSTDDIYTLQINPDSSVNPDHLSYFHFVGRIMGLAVFHGHYINGGFTVPFYKQLLGKPIQLSDLESVDPELHKSLVWILENDITPVLDHTFCVEHNAFGRILQHELKPNGRNVPVTEENKKEYVRLYVNWRFMRGIEAQFLALQKGFNELIPQHLLKPFDQKELELIIGGLDKIDLNDWKSNTRLKHCVADSNIVRWFWQAVETFDEERRARLLQFVTGSTRVPLQGFKALQGSTGAAGPRLFTIHLIDANTDNLPKAHTCFNRIDIPPYESYEKLYEKLLTAVEETCGFAVE, from the exons tattATGTGCCAAGAACCTTGCAAAGAAAGACTTCTTCA GACTCCCTGACCCCTTTGCCAAGATTGTTGTGGACGGCTCTGGGCAGTGCCACTCAACCGACACTGTGAAAAACACCTTGGACCCAAAGTGGAACCAGCATTATGACTT GTACGTTGGGAAAACCGACTCCATCACCGTCAGTGTGTGGAACCACAAGAAGATCCACAAGAAGCAGGGGGCCGGCTTCCTGGGCTGCGTGCGGCTGCTCTCCAATGCCATCAGCAGATTGAAAGACACTGGCT ACCAGCGTTTGGATCTATGCAAACTAAATCCCTCAGATACTGATGCGGTCCGTGGCCAAATAGTGG TCAGTTTACAGACCCGAGACAGAATAGGCAGTGGAGGGTCAGTGGTGGACTGCAGAGGACTGCTAGAAAATGAAGG AACAGTGTATGAAGACTCAGGCCCTGGAAGGCCGCTCAGCTGCCTCATGGAGGAACCTGCCCCATATACAGATGGTACCGGTGCAGCTGCGGGAGGTGGGAACTGCAGGTTTGTGGAGTCTCCAAACCAAGACCAGAGACTCCAGGTACAGCGACTCCGAAATGCTGAGGTTCGAGGGTCCCTACAGACACCCCAGAACCGACCACATGGCCATCAGTCACCGGAGCTGCCTGAAGGCTATG AGCAAAGGACGACAGTACAGGGACAAGTGTACTTTTTGCACACGCAGACTGGAGTCAGCACGTGGCATGATCCCAGGATCCCCAG AGACCTTAACAGTGTGAACTGTGATGAACTTGGGCCATTGCCTCCAGGCTGGGAAGTCAGAAGTACAGTGTCGGGAAGAATCTATTTTGTAGATCACAATAATAGGACAACCCAGTTTACAGACCCACGGCTTCACCATATCATGAA TCACCAGTGCCAACTCAAGGAGCCCAGCCAGCCGCTGCAGTTGCCCAGTGAGGGCTCCATGGAGGACGAGGAGGTTCCTGCCCAGAGATATGAGAGAGATTTAGTCCAGAAGCTCAAAGTTCTTAGACACGAACTCTCTCTTCAGCAGCCCCAAGCTGGTCATTGTCGAATAGAAGTTTCCAGAGAAGAAATATTTGAG GAGTCGTATCGCCAGATCATGAAGATGCGGCCGAAAGACCTGAAGAAGCGCCTGATGGTGAAGTTCCGTGGGGAGGAAGGCTTGGACTACGGTGGAGTGGCACG GGAGTGGCTGTATTTGCTGTGTCATGAAATGTTGAATCCGTATTATGGGCTCTTCCAGTACTCCACAGACGACATCTACACACTGCAAATCAACCCGGACTCTTCCGTCAACCCT GACCATCTGTCTTACTTCCACTTTGTGGGTCGCATCATGGGTCTGGCTGTGTTCCATGGACACTACATAAATGGGGGCTTCACAGTTCCGTTCTACAAGCAGCTCCTGGGAAAACCCATCCAGCTGTCGGATCTGGAGTCAGTGGACCCAGAACTGCACAAGAGCTTGGTGTGGATTCT AGAGAATGACATCACGCCGGTGCTGGACCATACCTTCTGCGTGGAGCACAATGCTTTTGGGCGGATCCTTCAGCACGAACTGAAACCCAATGGCAGAAATGTGCCTGTCACTGAAGAGAACAAGAAGGAATATGTCCG GTTGTATGTAAACTGGAGGTTTATGAGAGGAATTGAAGCCCAGTTCCTAGCGCTTCAGAAAGGCTTTAATGAACTCATTCCCCAACACCTACTGAAGCCCTTTGACCAgaaggaactagag CTGATAATAGGCGGGCTGGATAAGATAGACCTGAATGACTGGAAGTCAAACACGCGCTTGAAGCATTGTGTGGCCGACAGCAACATCGTCCGATGGTTCTGGCAGGCAGTGGAGACCTTTGATGAGGAGAGGAGGGCCAGACTCCTGCAGTTCGTGACAGGATCCACGCGAGTGCCTCTCCAAGGGTTCAAGGCTCTGCAAG GTTCTACAGGCGCGGCAGGGCCCCGACTCTTCACCATCCACCTGATAGACGCCAACACAGACAACTTGCCCAAGGCTCATACCTG CTTTAACCGGATTGACATCCCACCCTATGAGTCCTATGAGAAGCTCTACGAGAAGCTGCTGACAGCAGTGGAGGAGACCTGTGGCTTTGCCGTGGAGTGA
- the Smurf1 gene encoding E3 ubiquitin-protein ligase SMURF1 isoform X4: MSNPGTRRNGSSIKIRLTVLCAKNLAKKDFFRLPDPFAKIVVDGSGQCHSTDTVKNTLDPKWNQHYDLYVGKTDSITVSVWNHKKIHKKQGAGFLGCVRLLSNAISRLKDTGYQRLDLCKLNPSDTDAVRGQIVVSLQTRDRIGSGGSVVDCRGLLENEGTVYEDSGPGRPLSCLMEEPAPYTDGTGAAAGGGNCRFVESPNQDQRLQVQRLRNAEVRGSLQTPQNRPHGHQSPELPEGYEQRTTVQGQVYFLHTQTGVSTWHDPRIPRDLNSVNCDELGPLPPGWEVRSTVSGRIYFVDHNNRTTQFTDPRLHHIMNHQCQLKEPSQPLQLPSEGSMEDEEVPAQRYERDLVQKLKVLRHELSLQQPQAGHCRIEVSREEIFEESYRQIMKMRPKDLKKRLMVKFRGEEGLDYGGVAREWLYLLCHEMLNPYYGLFQYSTDDIYTLQINPDSSVNPDHLSYFHFVGRIMGLAVFHGHYINGGFTVPFYKQLLGKPIQLSDLESVDPELHKSLVWILENDITPVLDHTFCVEHNAFGRILQHELKPNGRNVPVTEENKKEYVRLYVNWRFMRGIEAQFLALQKGFNELIPQHLLKPFDQKELELIIGGLDKIDLNDWKSNTRLKHCVADSNIVRWFWQAVETFDEERRARLLQFVTGSTRVPLQGFKALQGAAGPRLFTIHLIDANTDNLPKAHTCFNRIDIPPYESYEKLYEKLLTAVEETCGFAVE, encoded by the exons tattATGTGCCAAGAACCTTGCAAAGAAAGACTTCTTCA GACTCCCTGACCCCTTTGCCAAGATTGTTGTGGACGGCTCTGGGCAGTGCCACTCAACCGACACTGTGAAAAACACCTTGGACCCAAAGTGGAACCAGCATTATGACTT GTACGTTGGGAAAACCGACTCCATCACCGTCAGTGTGTGGAACCACAAGAAGATCCACAAGAAGCAGGGGGCCGGCTTCCTGGGCTGCGTGCGGCTGCTCTCCAATGCCATCAGCAGATTGAAAGACACTGGCT ACCAGCGTTTGGATCTATGCAAACTAAATCCCTCAGATACTGATGCGGTCCGTGGCCAAATAGTGG TCAGTTTACAGACCCGAGACAGAATAGGCAGTGGAGGGTCAGTGGTGGACTGCAGAGGACTGCTAGAAAATGAAGG AACAGTGTATGAAGACTCAGGCCCTGGAAGGCCGCTCAGCTGCCTCATGGAGGAACCTGCCCCATATACAGATGGTACCGGTGCAGCTGCGGGAGGTGGGAACTGCAGGTTTGTGGAGTCTCCAAACCAAGACCAGAGACTCCAGGTACAGCGACTCCGAAATGCTGAGGTTCGAGGGTCCCTACAGACACCCCAGAACCGACCACATGGCCATCAGTCACCGGAGCTGCCTGAAGGCTATG AGCAAAGGACGACAGTACAGGGACAAGTGTACTTTTTGCACACGCAGACTGGAGTCAGCACGTGGCATGATCCCAGGATCCCCAG AGACCTTAACAGTGTGAACTGTGATGAACTTGGGCCATTGCCTCCAGGCTGGGAAGTCAGAAGTACAGTGTCGGGAAGAATCTATTTTGTAGATCACAATAATAGGACAACCCAGTTTACAGACCCACGGCTTCACCATATCATGAA TCACCAGTGCCAACTCAAGGAGCCCAGCCAGCCGCTGCAGTTGCCCAGTGAGGGCTCCATGGAGGACGAGGAGGTTCCTGCCCAGAGATATGAGAGAGATTTAGTCCAGAAGCTCAAAGTTCTTAGACACGAACTCTCTCTTCAGCAGCCCCAAGCTGGTCATTGTCGAATAGAAGTTTCCAGAGAAGAAATATTTGAG GAGTCGTATCGCCAGATCATGAAGATGCGGCCGAAAGACCTGAAGAAGCGCCTGATGGTGAAGTTCCGTGGGGAGGAAGGCTTGGACTACGGTGGAGTGGCACG GGAGTGGCTGTATTTGCTGTGTCATGAAATGTTGAATCCGTATTATGGGCTCTTCCAGTACTCCACAGACGACATCTACACACTGCAAATCAACCCGGACTCTTCCGTCAACCCT GACCATCTGTCTTACTTCCACTTTGTGGGTCGCATCATGGGTCTGGCTGTGTTCCATGGACACTACATAAATGGGGGCTTCACAGTTCCGTTCTACAAGCAGCTCCTGGGAAAACCCATCCAGCTGTCGGATCTGGAGTCAGTGGACCCAGAACTGCACAAGAGCTTGGTGTGGATTCT AGAGAATGACATCACGCCGGTGCTGGACCATACCTTCTGCGTGGAGCACAATGCTTTTGGGCGGATCCTTCAGCACGAACTGAAACCCAATGGCAGAAATGTGCCTGTCACTGAAGAGAACAAGAAGGAATATGTCCG GTTGTATGTAAACTGGAGGTTTATGAGAGGAATTGAAGCCCAGTTCCTAGCGCTTCAGAAAGGCTTTAATGAACTCATTCCCCAACACCTACTGAAGCCCTTTGACCAgaaggaactagag CTGATAATAGGCGGGCTGGATAAGATAGACCTGAATGACTGGAAGTCAAACACGCGCTTGAAGCATTGTGTGGCCGACAGCAACATCGTCCGATGGTTCTGGCAGGCAGTGGAGACCTTTGATGAGGAGAGGAGGGCCAGACTCCTGCAGTTCGTGACAGGATCCACGCGAGTGCCTCTCCAAGGGTTCAAGGCTCTGCAAG GCGCGGCAGGGCCCCGACTCTTCACCATCCACCTGATAGACGCCAACACAGACAACTTGCCCAAGGCTCATACCTG CTTTAACCGGATTGACATCCCACCCTATGAGTCCTATGAGAAGCTCTACGAGAAGCTGCTGACAGCAGTGGAGGAGACCTGTGGCTTTGCCGTGGAGTGA
- the Smurf1 gene encoding E3 ubiquitin-protein ligase SMURF1 isoform X1, whose translation MSNPGTRRNGSSIKIRLTVLCAKNLAKKDFFRLPDPFAKIVVDGSGQCHSTDTVKNTLDPKWNQHYDLYVGKTDSITVSVWNHKKIHKKQGAGFLGCVRLLSNAISRLKDTGYQRLDLCKLNPSDTDAVRGQIVVSLQTRDRIGSGGSVVDCRGLLENEGTVYEDSGPGRPLSCLMEEPAPYTDGTGAAAGGGNCRFVESPNQDQRLQVQRLRNAEVRGSLQTPQNRPHGHQSPELPEGYEQRTTVQGQVYFLHTQTGVSTWHDPRIPSPLGTIPGGDEAFLYEFLLQGHTSEPRDLNSVNCDELGPLPPGWEVRSTVSGRIYFVDHNNRTTQFTDPRLHHIMNHQCQLKEPSQPLQLPSEGSMEDEEVPAQRYERDLVQKLKVLRHELSLQQPQAGHCRIEVSREEIFEESYRQIMKMRPKDLKKRLMVKFRGEEGLDYGGVAREWLYLLCHEMLNPYYGLFQYSTDDIYTLQINPDSSVNPDHLSYFHFVGRIMGLAVFHGHYINGGFTVPFYKQLLGKPIQLSDLESVDPELHKSLVWILENDITPVLDHTFCVEHNAFGRILQHELKPNGRNVPVTEENKKEYVRLYVNWRFMRGIEAQFLALQKGFNELIPQHLLKPFDQKELELIIGGLDKIDLNDWKSNTRLKHCVADSNIVRWFWQAVETFDEERRARLLQFVTGSTRVPLQGFKALQGSTGAAGPRLFTIHLIDANTDNLPKAHTCFNRIDIPPYESYEKLYEKLLTAVEETCGFAVE comes from the exons tattATGTGCCAAGAACCTTGCAAAGAAAGACTTCTTCA GACTCCCTGACCCCTTTGCCAAGATTGTTGTGGACGGCTCTGGGCAGTGCCACTCAACCGACACTGTGAAAAACACCTTGGACCCAAAGTGGAACCAGCATTATGACTT GTACGTTGGGAAAACCGACTCCATCACCGTCAGTGTGTGGAACCACAAGAAGATCCACAAGAAGCAGGGGGCCGGCTTCCTGGGCTGCGTGCGGCTGCTCTCCAATGCCATCAGCAGATTGAAAGACACTGGCT ACCAGCGTTTGGATCTATGCAAACTAAATCCCTCAGATACTGATGCGGTCCGTGGCCAAATAGTGG TCAGTTTACAGACCCGAGACAGAATAGGCAGTGGAGGGTCAGTGGTGGACTGCAGAGGACTGCTAGAAAATGAAGG AACAGTGTATGAAGACTCAGGCCCTGGAAGGCCGCTCAGCTGCCTCATGGAGGAACCTGCCCCATATACAGATGGTACCGGTGCAGCTGCGGGAGGTGGGAACTGCAGGTTTGTGGAGTCTCCAAACCAAGACCAGAGACTCCAGGTACAGCGACTCCGAAATGCTGAGGTTCGAGGGTCCCTACAGACACCCCAGAACCGACCACATGGCCATCAGTCACCGGAGCTGCCTGAAGGCTATG AGCAAAGGACGACAGTACAGGGACAAGTGTACTTTTTGCACACGCAGACTGGAGTCAGCACGTGGCATGATCCCAGGATCCCCAG TCCCTTGGGGACCATTCCGGGGGGAGATGAAGCTTTTCTATACGAATTCCTTCTACAAGGCCATACATCCGAGCCCAG AGACCTTAACAGTGTGAACTGTGATGAACTTGGGCCATTGCCTCCAGGCTGGGAAGTCAGAAGTACAGTGTCGGGAAGAATCTATTTTGTAGATCACAATAATAGGACAACCCAGTTTACAGACCCACGGCTTCACCATATCATGAA TCACCAGTGCCAACTCAAGGAGCCCAGCCAGCCGCTGCAGTTGCCCAGTGAGGGCTCCATGGAGGACGAGGAGGTTCCTGCCCAGAGATATGAGAGAGATTTAGTCCAGAAGCTCAAAGTTCTTAGACACGAACTCTCTCTTCAGCAGCCCCAAGCTGGTCATTGTCGAATAGAAGTTTCCAGAGAAGAAATATTTGAG GAGTCGTATCGCCAGATCATGAAGATGCGGCCGAAAGACCTGAAGAAGCGCCTGATGGTGAAGTTCCGTGGGGAGGAAGGCTTGGACTACGGTGGAGTGGCACG GGAGTGGCTGTATTTGCTGTGTCATGAAATGTTGAATCCGTATTATGGGCTCTTCCAGTACTCCACAGACGACATCTACACACTGCAAATCAACCCGGACTCTTCCGTCAACCCT GACCATCTGTCTTACTTCCACTTTGTGGGTCGCATCATGGGTCTGGCTGTGTTCCATGGACACTACATAAATGGGGGCTTCACAGTTCCGTTCTACAAGCAGCTCCTGGGAAAACCCATCCAGCTGTCGGATCTGGAGTCAGTGGACCCAGAACTGCACAAGAGCTTGGTGTGGATTCT AGAGAATGACATCACGCCGGTGCTGGACCATACCTTCTGCGTGGAGCACAATGCTTTTGGGCGGATCCTTCAGCACGAACTGAAACCCAATGGCAGAAATGTGCCTGTCACTGAAGAGAACAAGAAGGAATATGTCCG GTTGTATGTAAACTGGAGGTTTATGAGAGGAATTGAAGCCCAGTTCCTAGCGCTTCAGAAAGGCTTTAATGAACTCATTCCCCAACACCTACTGAAGCCCTTTGACCAgaaggaactagag CTGATAATAGGCGGGCTGGATAAGATAGACCTGAATGACTGGAAGTCAAACACGCGCTTGAAGCATTGTGTGGCCGACAGCAACATCGTCCGATGGTTCTGGCAGGCAGTGGAGACCTTTGATGAGGAGAGGAGGGCCAGACTCCTGCAGTTCGTGACAGGATCCACGCGAGTGCCTCTCCAAGGGTTCAAGGCTCTGCAAG GTTCTACAGGCGCGGCAGGGCCCCGACTCTTCACCATCCACCTGATAGACGCCAACACAGACAACTTGCCCAAGGCTCATACCTG CTTTAACCGGATTGACATCCCACCCTATGAGTCCTATGAGAAGCTCTACGAGAAGCTGCTGACAGCAGTGGAGGAGACCTGTGGCTTTGCCGTGGAGTGA
- the Smurf1 gene encoding E3 ubiquitin-protein ligase SMURF1 isoform X2, with protein sequence MSNPGTRRNGSSIKIRLTVLCAKNLAKKDFFRLPDPFAKIVVDGSGQCHSTDTVKNTLDPKWNQHYDLYVGKTDSITVSVWNHKKIHKKQGAGFLGCVRLLSNAISRLKDTGYQRLDLCKLNPSDTDAVRGQIVVSLQTRDRIGSGGSVVDCRGLLENEGTVYEDSGPGRPLSCLMEEPAPYTDGTGAAAGGGNCRFVESPNQDQRLQVQRLRNAEVRGSLQTPQNRPHGHQSPELPEGYEQRTTVQGQVYFLHTQTGVSTWHDPRIPSPLGTIPGGDEAFLYEFLLQGHTSEPRDLNSVNCDELGPLPPGWEVRSTVSGRIYFVDHNNRTTQFTDPRLHHIMNHQCQLKEPSQPLQLPSEGSMEDEEVPAQRYERDLVQKLKVLRHELSLQQPQAGHCRIEVSREEIFEESYRQIMKMRPKDLKKRLMVKFRGEEGLDYGGVAREWLYLLCHEMLNPYYGLFQYSTDDIYTLQINPDSSVNPDHLSYFHFVGRIMGLAVFHGHYINGGFTVPFYKQLLGKPIQLSDLESVDPELHKSLVWILENDITPVLDHTFCVEHNAFGRILQHELKPNGRNVPVTEENKKEYVRLYVNWRFMRGIEAQFLALQKGFNELIPQHLLKPFDQKELELIIGGLDKIDLNDWKSNTRLKHCVADSNIVRWFWQAVETFDEERRARLLQFVTGSTRVPLQGFKALQGAAGPRLFTIHLIDANTDNLPKAHTCFNRIDIPPYESYEKLYEKLLTAVEETCGFAVE encoded by the exons tattATGTGCCAAGAACCTTGCAAAGAAAGACTTCTTCA GACTCCCTGACCCCTTTGCCAAGATTGTTGTGGACGGCTCTGGGCAGTGCCACTCAACCGACACTGTGAAAAACACCTTGGACCCAAAGTGGAACCAGCATTATGACTT GTACGTTGGGAAAACCGACTCCATCACCGTCAGTGTGTGGAACCACAAGAAGATCCACAAGAAGCAGGGGGCCGGCTTCCTGGGCTGCGTGCGGCTGCTCTCCAATGCCATCAGCAGATTGAAAGACACTGGCT ACCAGCGTTTGGATCTATGCAAACTAAATCCCTCAGATACTGATGCGGTCCGTGGCCAAATAGTGG TCAGTTTACAGACCCGAGACAGAATAGGCAGTGGAGGGTCAGTGGTGGACTGCAGAGGACTGCTAGAAAATGAAGG AACAGTGTATGAAGACTCAGGCCCTGGAAGGCCGCTCAGCTGCCTCATGGAGGAACCTGCCCCATATACAGATGGTACCGGTGCAGCTGCGGGAGGTGGGAACTGCAGGTTTGTGGAGTCTCCAAACCAAGACCAGAGACTCCAGGTACAGCGACTCCGAAATGCTGAGGTTCGAGGGTCCCTACAGACACCCCAGAACCGACCACATGGCCATCAGTCACCGGAGCTGCCTGAAGGCTATG AGCAAAGGACGACAGTACAGGGACAAGTGTACTTTTTGCACACGCAGACTGGAGTCAGCACGTGGCATGATCCCAGGATCCCCAG TCCCTTGGGGACCATTCCGGGGGGAGATGAAGCTTTTCTATACGAATTCCTTCTACAAGGCCATACATCCGAGCCCAG AGACCTTAACAGTGTGAACTGTGATGAACTTGGGCCATTGCCTCCAGGCTGGGAAGTCAGAAGTACAGTGTCGGGAAGAATCTATTTTGTAGATCACAATAATAGGACAACCCAGTTTACAGACCCACGGCTTCACCATATCATGAA TCACCAGTGCCAACTCAAGGAGCCCAGCCAGCCGCTGCAGTTGCCCAGTGAGGGCTCCATGGAGGACGAGGAGGTTCCTGCCCAGAGATATGAGAGAGATTTAGTCCAGAAGCTCAAAGTTCTTAGACACGAACTCTCTCTTCAGCAGCCCCAAGCTGGTCATTGTCGAATAGAAGTTTCCAGAGAAGAAATATTTGAG GAGTCGTATCGCCAGATCATGAAGATGCGGCCGAAAGACCTGAAGAAGCGCCTGATGGTGAAGTTCCGTGGGGAGGAAGGCTTGGACTACGGTGGAGTGGCACG GGAGTGGCTGTATTTGCTGTGTCATGAAATGTTGAATCCGTATTATGGGCTCTTCCAGTACTCCACAGACGACATCTACACACTGCAAATCAACCCGGACTCTTCCGTCAACCCT GACCATCTGTCTTACTTCCACTTTGTGGGTCGCATCATGGGTCTGGCTGTGTTCCATGGACACTACATAAATGGGGGCTTCACAGTTCCGTTCTACAAGCAGCTCCTGGGAAAACCCATCCAGCTGTCGGATCTGGAGTCAGTGGACCCAGAACTGCACAAGAGCTTGGTGTGGATTCT AGAGAATGACATCACGCCGGTGCTGGACCATACCTTCTGCGTGGAGCACAATGCTTTTGGGCGGATCCTTCAGCACGAACTGAAACCCAATGGCAGAAATGTGCCTGTCACTGAAGAGAACAAGAAGGAATATGTCCG GTTGTATGTAAACTGGAGGTTTATGAGAGGAATTGAAGCCCAGTTCCTAGCGCTTCAGAAAGGCTTTAATGAACTCATTCCCCAACACCTACTGAAGCCCTTTGACCAgaaggaactagag CTGATAATAGGCGGGCTGGATAAGATAGACCTGAATGACTGGAAGTCAAACACGCGCTTGAAGCATTGTGTGGCCGACAGCAACATCGTCCGATGGTTCTGGCAGGCAGTGGAGACCTTTGATGAGGAGAGGAGGGCCAGACTCCTGCAGTTCGTGACAGGATCCACGCGAGTGCCTCTCCAAGGGTTCAAGGCTCTGCAAG GCGCGGCAGGGCCCCGACTCTTCACCATCCACCTGATAGACGCCAACACAGACAACTTGCCCAAGGCTCATACCTG CTTTAACCGGATTGACATCCCACCCTATGAGTCCTATGAGAAGCTCTACGAGAAGCTGCTGACAGCAGTGGAGGAGACCTGTGGCTTTGCCGTGGAGTGA